One genomic region from Evansella sp. LMS18 encodes:
- a CDS encoding iron ABC transporter permease: MREFIHHSSMSKVIINILAILAIIFSIGLSVSYGATNIDLKTVWQAVFNFNPELTSHQVIQELRLPRALSAALVGASLAVSGAIMQGMTRNPLASPSIMGVTDGAALALVMMLAFVPAVTTAGLVSSSFIGAGLAVALVFMVGSFSPGGLTPVKLALAGVAIATMLRSITSIFSLHFNLEREMGFWLAGGLSGTNWTSVNILLISGVVGLLIAVGISKSITVLSLGEDMATGLGQNNGIIKIFGVVAVLVLTGAAVSVAGVVGFVGLIVPHIVRFIVGTDYRWIVPTSILFGALLLVLADVVSRLINAPFETPVGAITSLIGVPFFLYLARSSGGGK, translated from the coding sequence ATGAGAGAATTTATCCATCATTCGAGCATGTCGAAAGTAATCATTAATATTTTAGCAATCTTAGCAATTATTTTTTCCATTGGTTTGTCTGTTTCATACGGAGCAACCAATATTGATTTAAAAACAGTCTGGCAGGCTGTATTCAATTTTAATCCGGAGCTGACTTCCCATCAGGTCATTCAGGAACTCCGTCTGCCCCGGGCTTTGTCGGCAGCATTAGTGGGAGCTTCTCTGGCTGTTTCAGGGGCGATCATGCAGGGGATGACCCGAAATCCCCTGGCTTCTCCTTCCATTATGGGGGTAACCGATGGGGCGGCCCTTGCGCTCGTGATGATGCTGGCTTTCGTTCCTGCGGTTACCACTGCAGGGTTGGTCAGCTCTTCGTTTATCGGTGCTGGGTTGGCAGTGGCTCTCGTTTTTATGGTGGGATCCTTTTCACCAGGAGGGTTAACTCCAGTCAAACTCGCCTTAGCCGGCGTTGCAATCGCAACGATGCTCCGGTCCATCACGTCGATTTTTTCCCTGCATTTTAATTTAGAAAGGGAGATGGGTTTCTGGCTCGCAGGAGGTCTGAGCGGAACGAACTGGACATCGGTTAATATTCTTCTGATTTCAGGAGTAGTCGGTCTGCTGATCGCTGTCGGGATTTCCAAATCGATCACCGTTCTCAGCTTGGGGGAAGATATGGCAACAGGCTTAGGGCAGAATAATGGAATCATTAAAATTTTTGGGGTGGTGGCCGTTCTTGTACTTACCGGGGCTGCTGTGTCCGTTGCCGGAGTTGTAGGTTTTGTCGGACTCATCGTTCCCCACATTGTGAGATTTATTGTGGGAACGGATTACCGGTGGATTGTCCCCACGTCTATTCTTTTCGGAGCCTTGCTGCTTGTTCTGGCCGATGTCGTCTCAAGGCTGATCAATGCGCCATTCGAAACACCGGTAGGGGCGATTACTTCCCTGATCGGTGTGCCTTTCTTCCTTTATCTGGCCCGCAGCAGCGGAGGTGGTAAATAA
- a CDS encoding type II toxin-antitoxin system RelE/ParE family toxin: MNVQWTETALNKLSSIKSDRFSKEETAEHKEKLVIEIEEKVIRLGTLFPSRNYKNRYYVKIKPYIVSYKFHPEKDIYSIIALQHEKQNKNY, translated from the coding sequence ATGAATGTGCAATGGACTGAAACAGCCTTAAATAAATTATCCAGTATTAAAAGTGATCGTTTTAGTAAAGAAGAAACCGCAGAACATAAGGAAAAACTTGTAATAGAGATAGAGGAGAAGGTCATCCGTTTGGGTACTTTATTTCCTTCCAGAAATTACAAAAACAGATATTATGTAAAAATTAAACCTTACATAGTATCGTATAAATTCCATCCTGAAAAAGACATTTATTCAATTATTGCTTTACAGCATGAGAAACAAAACAAGAACTACTAA
- a CDS encoding DUF4177 domain-containing protein, protein MYEYKYVKVDLSSWNGKPKENYHDIIDSHAKDGWRFVQIFAPATKGYGSASYFEIIFEKPSN, encoded by the coding sequence ATGTATGAGTATAAATATGTGAAAGTGGACCTTAGCAGCTGGAATGGTAAACCGAAAGAGAATTACCATGATATTATCGATAGTCATGCAAAAGATGGCTGGAGGTTTGTCCAGATATTTGCTCCAGCTACGAAAGGATATGGTTCAGCATCCTATTTTGAGATTATCTTTGAGAAACCCTCTAATTGA
- a CDS encoding GNAT family N-acetyltransferase, with the protein MIYSKAEKTIRTNRLLLRLFKESDAPEVTRLCNNYNIYKNTLYLPYPYSMDDALTWMKNHQDNFDANKSYEFAVTDKVTGKLFGAIALTNQQKFNHGEIAYWIGEEYWGNGYATEAARGMLEFAFREKDYNKVFARYFDSNQASGKVLSKIGMEQEGVLREHIQKEDQYIDLVYYGILKKEFGFSG; encoded by the coding sequence ATGATTTATAGTAAAGCGGAAAAAACGATTCGAACGAACAGATTACTTCTCCGTCTGTTTAAAGAATCGGATGCGCCGGAGGTTACCAGGCTATGTAATAATTATAATATCTATAAAAACACCTTATATCTCCCATACCCGTATTCTATGGATGACGCATTAACCTGGATGAAAAATCACCAGGATAATTTTGACGCTAATAAATCCTATGAATTTGCTGTCACAGATAAAGTTACAGGGAAATTATTTGGTGCAATTGCGTTAACGAACCAGCAAAAATTCAATCATGGTGAAATTGCATATTGGATTGGTGAGGAATATTGGGGAAATGGCTATGCAACTGAGGCAGCTAGAGGAATGCTTGAATTTGCTTTTAGGGAAAAGGATTATAATAAGGTTTTTGCCAGATACTTTGATTCAAACCAAGCCTCCGGAAAAGTTCTGAGTAAAATTGGAATGGAACAAGAAGGCGTCCTAAGGGAACATATCCAAAAAGAAGATCAATACATAGACCTTGTTTATTATGGAATTCTTAAGAAGGAGTTTGGTTTCTCAGGCTAA
- a CDS encoding GNAT family N-acetyltransferase — protein sequence MILCAIEELPKNKITEFFKLHWGSPEMVISSGVYDCSELDGFAVLNDEGEITGLITYIMKDSECEIISLDSVEEGKGIGTSLVQAAEKLAVEKNCERLRLITTNDNLPALKFYQKRGFILSRIINNAVEKARKIKPEIPLIGNDGIPIRDEIELIKAIHE from the coding sequence ATGATTCTCTGTGCAATTGAGGAGTTACCGAAAAATAAAATCACTGAATTTTTTAAGCTGCACTGGGGAAGTCCGGAAATGGTAATTTCCAGCGGGGTATATGATTGCAGTGAATTAGACGGATTTGCAGTATTAAATGATGAAGGAGAAATTACAGGACTTATAACATACATAATGAAAGATAGTGAGTGCGAGATTATTTCATTAGACAGTGTTGAAGAAGGTAAAGGAATAGGCACGTCTTTAGTACAAGCAGCAGAAAAGCTAGCTGTTGAGAAAAATTGTGAACGGCTAAGGCTGATCACAACAAACGATAATTTGCCGGCATTAAAGTTTTATCAAAAACGAGGGTTCATCTTATCCAGAATTATTAATAATGCAGTTGAGAAAGCAAGAAAAATAAAGCCAGAGATTCCACTCATAGGTAATGACGGAATCCCTATCAGAGATGAAATTGAACTGATTAAAGCCATACACGAATAA
- a CDS encoding cupin domain-containing protein has product MKLYRFDKEAGKKVTHYNSGFIISRILKTETHAQISCMHLDSDGIIGFHEAVVPQLLLVVAGEGWVRSDETPEVKVQTGDAVFWEKGEGHETYTDSGLTAIVIESEKLNPSAFMPQKSGSDKR; this is encoded by the coding sequence ATGAAGCTATACAGGTTCGATAAAGAAGCCGGCAAAAAAGTAACTCACTATAATTCTGGTTTTATCATCTCCCGAATTTTAAAAACGGAGACACACGCTCAAATTAGCTGTATGCATTTAGATTCTGATGGAATTATTGGCTTTCATGAAGCTGTGGTTCCTCAATTACTTCTTGTGGTTGCAGGTGAAGGCTGGGTTCGAAGTGACGAGACCCCGGAAGTAAAAGTTCAAACAGGAGATGCGGTATTTTGGGAAAAGGGAGAAGGCCACGAGACTTATACTGATTCAGGACTCACGGCAATTGTGATAGAATCCGAAAAACTGAACCCATCTGCTTTTATGCCTCAAAAATCAGGTTCAGATAAACGCTAA
- a CDS encoding aspartyl-phosphate phosphatase Spo0E family protein, translated as MNSNKQTIQELENKISALKEKMITTGIEKGLTHDETVQYSQELDGVINTYNEHFLKDE; from the coding sequence ATGAACTCTAACAAACAAACAATTCAGGAATTAGAAAACAAAATATCTGCTTTGAAAGAGAAAATGATAACAACTGGTATTGAAAAGGGACTAACTCATGATGAAACAGTTCAATACAGCCAGGAACTGGATGGCGTTATTAATACATACAATGAGCATTTTCTTAAAGATGAATAA
- a CDS encoding VOC family protein — protein sequence MIGVEFNMVVKDSLKALELYEKIFDIKRVEVSDFPRGENEAVFTLYDVRFHMLDENPKFHLVAPTPDDPKTSWVNVTVPDIEETYSKAMDSDCKEIQPVTEIADYGVSNAIFMDPFGYVWLLHQVHSEVSHEERLKLWEEKREK from the coding sequence ATGATTGGAGTAGAATTTAATATGGTTGTGAAAGACAGCTTAAAAGCACTGGAGTTATATGAAAAAATCTTTGATATCAAGCGGGTGGAGGTTTCAGACTTTCCTCGCGGTGAAAATGAGGCAGTTTTTACCTTGTACGATGTTCGCTTTCATATGTTAGATGAAAATCCAAAATTCCATTTGGTAGCGCCAACTCCAGATGACCCAAAGACGAGCTGGGTGAATGTTACTGTCCCGGATATAGAGGAGACTTATTCGAAGGCGATGGATTCAGACTGCAAAGAGATACAGCCAGTGACGGAGATTGCTGATTATGGAGTATCGAACGCTATATTCATGGATCCTTTTGGCTATGTTTGGCTGCTGCATCAGGTACATAGTGAAGTCAGCCACGAAGAACGTTTAAAGCTTTGGGAGGAAAAAAGGGAAAAATAA
- a CDS encoding iron ABC transporter permease → MNESAAKKTKKLFVIIFSLLILILVMFFVSLSTGAFQISPGDVLRTIFGNGTSQQELVLFQFRLPAIVLALLIGAGLAVSGAILQGITQNELADPGILGINTGAGLAVVLFMFFFSGQFAPGSTLAVFIMPVAALVGAIFAAFLIYVLAWKKGVNAIRLVLVGIGVNAGFSALLTIFQLRMDPQSFRQATVWLTGDIWNANWNFVLALLPWMLILIPIALYKAHSLNVMNLGDDVASGLGTSVESERRLLLLIAVALAGASVAAGGGIAFLGLVVPHIARKLMGPLHQYIIPVSVLVGALLLMVSDTIGKNLLAPTAIPVGIIVAILSAPYFVYLLMRTK, encoded by the coding sequence ATGAATGAATCTGCAGCTAAAAAAACGAAGAAATTATTCGTTATTATTTTCTCTTTACTAATTTTGATTTTAGTTATGTTTTTTGTCAGTTTAAGCACAGGTGCTTTTCAAATTTCGCCAGGTGATGTACTACGAACCATTTTTGGCAACGGAACCTCTCAGCAGGAGCTTGTCCTGTTTCAGTTCAGGCTGCCGGCAATTGTTCTCGCTCTTCTTATTGGGGCGGGGCTTGCTGTATCCGGTGCTATTTTGCAGGGGATTACGCAAAATGAACTTGCTGATCCAGGAATTCTCGGAATTAATACAGGTGCTGGCCTTGCAGTTGTCCTATTTATGTTTTTCTTCAGCGGACAGTTTGCCCCTGGCAGCACGCTGGCAGTGTTTATCATGCCAGTCGCTGCATTGGTCGGAGCCATTTTTGCCGCATTTCTAATTTACGTGCTTGCGTGGAAAAAAGGAGTAAATGCGATCCGGCTCGTGCTGGTAGGAATTGGAGTAAATGCAGGGTTTTCCGCATTACTGACGATTTTTCAGCTGAGAATGGATCCTCAGAGCTTCAGGCAGGCAACAGTCTGGCTGACAGGGGATATCTGGAATGCCAACTGGAATTTCGTATTGGCTTTACTGCCGTGGATGCTGATTCTTATTCCGATCGCCCTCTATAAAGCCCACTCATTAAACGTTATGAATTTAGGGGATGACGTTGCTTCCGGCTTAGGGACATCAGTAGAATCAGAAAGAAGGTTACTGCTGCTGATTGCTGTGGCTCTGGCCGGGGCATCTGTTGCAGCAGGGGGCGGGATCGCCTTTTTAGGATTGGTTGTCCCTCATATTGCCCGGAAACTCATGGGGCCGCTGCATCAATATATCATTCCGGTCTCTGTACTGGTCGGAGCGCTGCTTTTGATGGTTTCAGACACTATTGGTAAAAATCTGCTGGCACCGACAGCCATTCCGGTCGGTATTATCGTCGCTATATTGAGTGCGCCTTATTTTGTTTATCTGTTAATGAGGACGAAGTAG
- a CDS encoding M14 family zinc carboxypeptidase — protein sequence MNFQSIIENVPDYKAFLTVDEMDESSRKLADEFPDIVTVFEAGTSRKGHPIQAMKIGDGPKNALCFACPHPNEPIGAMTLEYLSRALAENDKFREETGFTWFLIKCIDPDGVRLNENWFKGPFNIYNYTRNYFRPIGYEQVEWTFPIQHKELNFNNPLPETEALMKLMHKVKPDFMYSLHNAGFGGAYWYVSHDLPELYENLRNTSEKQSIPLNLGEPEEPFIKKFSTAVFKTMAIGEAYDFLEEYSGETPKIKNGTSSADYVSTIKEECVTLLTELPYFFDPQIEDQREGHMTRKEAVLQSVKQSQAHFSELDQLLINIRPYISEDNPFVEFVEEVIQHILDGSKARIKWAESNPEFEKKATVAEIFDNLKAIKFYNGLYLGLTVRACEFELERLQHENNRDEAAVGKLKETYEKSEEMLKQYSRELENELDYEVIPIQKLVRIQLESGLIVSEYVRNQR from the coding sequence ATGAATTTCCAATCAATTATTGAAAATGTTCCTGATTACAAAGCCTTTCTTACTGTCGACGAAATGGATGAAAGCTCGAGAAAGCTCGCAGATGAGTTTCCTGATATCGTTACTGTTTTTGAAGCTGGTACATCAAGAAAAGGGCATCCAATTCAGGCGATGAAAATAGGGGACGGGCCGAAGAATGCGTTATGCTTCGCTTGTCCTCATCCAAATGAGCCGATTGGAGCGATGACCCTGGAATACTTATCCCGTGCTTTGGCAGAAAACGATAAGTTCCGGGAAGAAACAGGCTTCACCTGGTTTTTGATTAAGTGCATCGATCCGGATGGTGTCCGGCTGAATGAAAACTGGTTTAAAGGACCATTTAACATTTACAACTATACAAGAAATTATTTTCGGCCAATCGGCTATGAACAGGTGGAGTGGACATTCCCCATTCAACATAAAGAGCTTAATTTTAACAATCCGCTCCCTGAAACGGAAGCATTGATGAAACTGATGCATAAGGTAAAACCGGATTTCATGTATTCGCTCCATAATGCGGGGTTCGGCGGTGCATACTGGTATGTCTCCCATGACCTGCCTGAGCTCTACGAAAACCTAAGAAATACATCGGAAAAACAAAGTATCCCGTTAAATTTAGGAGAGCCGGAAGAGCCTTTCATAAAGAAGTTTTCTACAGCGGTTTTTAAAACAATGGCAATCGGCGAGGCTTATGATTTTCTGGAGGAATACAGCGGCGAAACGCCAAAAATAAAGAATGGTACCTCAAGCGCAGATTATGTGTCGACGATAAAAGAGGAATGCGTCACTCTTCTTACAGAGCTGCCATATTTCTTTGATCCGCAAATTGAGGATCAGAGGGAAGGACACATGACAAGGAAAGAGGCTGTATTGCAGAGTGTCAAACAGTCCCAGGCTCATTTCAGTGAGCTTGACCAGTTGTTAATCAACATTCGGCCCTATATTAGTGAAGACAATCCCTTTGTAGAATTTGTGGAAGAAGTCATTCAGCATATTTTAGACGGCAGTAAAGCGAGGATTAAGTGGGCGGAATCAAATCCGGAATTTGAAAAAAAAGCTACCGTGGCAGAAATCTTTGATAATTTGAAAGCTATAAAGTTTTACAACGGGTTGTACTTAGGTTTAACTGTCCGGGCTTGCGAATTTGAACTGGAACGTCTTCAGCACGAAAACAACAGAGATGAGGCTGCTGTGGGAAAATTGAAGGAAACCTATGAAAAAAGTGAAGAGATGCTAAAACAGTACAGCAGAGAGCTGGAAAACGAGCTCGATTATGAAGTGATTCCCATTCAAAAACTCGTGCGCATTCAACTGGAAAGCGGACTTATTGTATCAGAATACGTTCGCAACCAAAGATGA
- a CDS encoding GNAT family N-acetyltransferase has protein sequence MEFKTERLTIRPYQKDDLLDVFHIYNNEETCRYLLHDRWTHEDMQDKFNEKLKNSKLTKDTPLSLAVVNDNKVIGDLSVWYTDMKDTVEIGYSFSNEVAGKGYGTESVSGLVRKLFDEFNVHRIQANLDARNKASQKLCERIGMRKEAHFIQDFWNKGEWTDTITYGMLLSDINKSCDA, from the coding sequence TTGGAATTTAAAACTGAAAGATTAACAATAAGACCGTATCAAAAAGACGATTTGCTTGATGTATTTCATATTTACAATAACGAGGAAACATGCCGATATCTGCTGCATGATAGATGGACTCATGAAGATATGCAGGATAAATTTAACGAAAAGTTAAAAAATAGTAAACTCACAAAAGATACACCTTTAAGTCTCGCAGTAGTAAACGATAATAAAGTAATAGGTGATTTATCTGTGTGGTATACAGACATGAAAGATACTGTTGAAATTGGTTATAGTTTTTCCAACGAAGTAGCTGGAAAAGGCTATGGAACAGAATCTGTAAGTGGTTTAGTCAGGAAACTATTTGATGAATTTAATGTTCATCGTATACAAGCTAACCTTGATGCAAGGAATAAAGCATCACAAAAGTTGTGTGAGCGGATAGGAATGAGAAAAGAAGCTCATTTCATTCAGGATTTCTGGAATAAAGGTGAATGGACCGACACCATTACATATGGAATGCTGCTTTCAGACATAAATAAAAGCTGCGATGCATAG
- a CDS encoding MSMEG_1061 family FMN-dependent PPOX-type flavoprotein, translated as MEKVDFEKDRVTSEEELRELIGTPNEFVANKTISFMDENCKRFIAASPLMFLATSDAEGKCDVSPRGDSPGSMLILNDHQLIIPDRPGNKRLDSILNILSNPRAGLIFLIPGMDEVLRINGKASIIKNEEILSQMSLKGRAPVIGIGIDVEECFIHCPRALQKSTIWKPDEWPDKTEVPAMMEIYKGHLAINGLKR; from the coding sequence ATGGAGAAAGTAGATTTTGAGAAAGATCGCGTTACTTCCGAGGAAGAACTCAGGGAGCTTATTGGCACGCCGAATGAATTTGTGGCCAATAAAACAATTTCTTTTATGGATGAGAATTGCAAAAGGTTCATCGCCGCCTCCCCGCTCATGTTCCTTGCCACATCTGATGCAGAAGGGAAATGCGATGTGTCCCCGAGAGGCGACAGTCCTGGTTCTATGCTTATCTTAAATGATCATCAGCTCATTATTCCTGACCGCCCGGGCAACAAACGCCTGGATTCCATCCTAAATATTCTTTCCAATCCCCGTGCTGGATTGATTTTTCTCATTCCAGGCATGGACGAGGTGCTCCGTATTAACGGGAAGGCATCAATTATAAAAAATGAAGAAATACTAAGCCAGATGAGCCTGAAAGGCAGAGCTCCGGTAATTGGTATTGGCATCGATGTGGAAGAGTGCTTCATCCACTGTCCCCGGGCGCTGCAAAAATCTACGATCTGGAAGCCTGACGAATGGCCGGATAAAACAGAAGTGCCTGCAATGATGGAGATCTATAAGGGGCATCTCGCAATTAACGGGCTGAAGAGGTGA
- a CDS encoding ABC transporter substrate-binding protein produces the protein MKPTKNFRQIATILMAGSLLTLSACGNTNAEPDTNNNTNNDTNTEGNAETNENEITLDSAMGEVTIPANAERILAPYHEDSLIALDITPVAKWAIGQTVQDYLESDLEDVERIEWNLPLEQVLNHEPELIILENNMESYEGTYEDYNNIAPTYVMTDEEIGDWREQIETFGTILGKEDDAETIISEYDDVVETARNEISEAIGEESVAVIWVTGDQFYIFESNRHSAEVLYSELEVNQPAFIEDLGTAEDASWNPISLEALSELDANHVFLLAVEGEQGIDTLENSSVWQSTPAAQNDNVHIFNDPSNWTNKGLLASHQTIQDVLSALVEE, from the coding sequence TTGAAACCAACGAAGAATTTTCGCCAAATCGCAACAATTTTAATGGCCGGCTCATTACTGACTCTTTCCGCTTGCGGTAACACCAATGCCGAGCCTGACACAAATAATAATACAAATAATGATACTAATACCGAAGGGAATGCTGAAACAAACGAAAACGAAATCACCCTGGATTCTGCAATGGGCGAAGTGACTATCCCTGCGAATGCGGAAAGAATTCTCGCCCCTTACCATGAAGATTCTTTAATCGCACTGGACATTACACCGGTTGCGAAATGGGCAATTGGCCAGACAGTTCAGGACTATTTGGAGTCTGACCTGGAGGACGTAGAGCGAATTGAATGGAACCTCCCTCTCGAACAGGTGCTAAATCACGAACCAGAACTGATTATATTAGAAAACAACATGGAGAGCTATGAAGGCACATATGAGGATTATAACAATATTGCTCCAACATATGTAATGACAGACGAAGAAATTGGCGACTGGCGTGAACAAATCGAGACTTTCGGGACGATTCTTGGAAAAGAAGACGATGCTGAAACAATCATAAGTGAGTATGATGACGTCGTCGAGACCGCCCGCAATGAAATTTCAGAAGCTATTGGAGAGGAATCCGTTGCTGTCATCTGGGTAACCGGTGACCAGTTCTATATCTTTGAAAGCAACCGCCACAGTGCGGAAGTGCTCTACTCCGAATTAGAGGTAAATCAGCCAGCATTCATCGAAGATCTCGGTACTGCTGAAGATGCTTCCTGGAACCCTATTTCATTAGAAGCACTTTCTGAGCTTGATGCGAATCATGTCTTCTTACTTGCTGTTGAAGGAGAACAAGGAATCGATACTCTTGAAAACAGCTCTGTATGGCAAAGCACACCAGCAGCGCAAAACGATAACGTCCATATTTTTAACGACCCAAGCAACTGGACAAACAAAGGATTACTGGCATCCCACCAAACAATCCAGGATGTTCTGAGTGCGCTGGTGGAGGAATAG
- a CDS encoding GNAT family N-acetyltransferase, with the protein MNKTTELALSHFKEEYLDALNSFELPEEQVQFTALPGKYKDVDEGQHRIVILNGTKPVGFFLLHSTERVKEYSDNPQAMLLTSLSVNQIEQGKGYAKQAMLLLRKFVKAEVPHCDEIVLAVNHKNIAAQKLYLKAGFEDTGKRKIAPIGEQFIMNLKL; encoded by the coding sequence ATGAATAAAACAACGGAATTAGCATTAAGCCATTTTAAAGAGGAATACTTAGATGCATTAAATTCTTTTGAGCTTCCTGAAGAGCAGGTCCAATTTACAGCACTGCCAGGTAAATATAAAGATGTAGATGAAGGGCAGCATCGTATTGTTATTTTGAATGGCACAAAACCCGTGGGCTTTTTTTTACTGCACTCAACGGAAAGAGTAAAGGAATACTCGGATAATCCTCAGGCTATGTTACTCACCTCATTATCCGTAAATCAGATTGAGCAAGGAAAAGGTTATGCAAAACAAGCAATGCTATTACTAAGGAAATTTGTCAAAGCTGAAGTCCCTCACTGTGATGAAATTGTTCTGGCTGTTAATCATAAAAACATAGCTGCTCAAAAGCTGTATTTAAAAGCTGGTTTTGAGGATACTGGGAAAAGAAAAATCGCTCCAATAGGTGAGCAGTTCATTATGAATTTAAAATTGTAA
- a CDS encoding GNAT family N-acetyltransferase has translation MIKIKGNKVLLTEAAANDIDELYFWKFEEKAQEAKKWNGPYIPEKKITREVYQEEWSEEIFPGIPASLVIKIDGKAIGYVGAYWVDKNTNWLETGIVIYDSTYWNGGYDFEAYKMWINFLFESTEIHRLGMSTWSGNIRMMKAAEKLGMKEEARIREARMVNGEYFDAIKMGILRKEWEKVKV, from the coding sequence ATGATTAAGATCAAGGGGAATAAGGTGTTATTAACAGAGGCAGCAGCAAATGATATCGATGAACTGTATTTTTGGAAATTCGAAGAAAAGGCTCAGGAAGCAAAAAAATGGAATGGGCCCTATATACCTGAAAAGAAGATAACTAGAGAAGTATACCAGGAAGAGTGGAGCGAGGAGATCTTTCCGGGCATTCCAGCTTCACTGGTTATCAAGATTGATGGAAAAGCTATTGGGTATGTAGGTGCCTATTGGGTTGATAAAAATACAAACTGGCTGGAAACAGGAATTGTTATATATGACAGTACGTATTGGAACGGCGGATATGACTTCGAAGCCTATAAAATGTGGATTAACTTTCTTTTTGAATCAACTGAAATACATAGATTGGGGATGTCAACCTGGTCAGGAAACATAAGGATGATGAAAGCAGCAGAAAAATTAGGAATGAAAGAGGAAGCGAGAATAAGAGAGGCACGAATGGTAAATGGGGAATATTTTGATGCAATCAAGATGGGGATCTTGAGAAAAGAGTGGGAAAAAGTGAAAGTTTAA
- a CDS encoding GNAT family N-acetyltransferase: protein MIKNDKAQLKLVQFENKDIRGLVELSASVGWDYDEQEVGTVMASGKIFGHKNADGEILSSAAIIKYDGNLASIGMVIVNNDFRGLGLGKEVTQKCLDYVSSDLSVMLIATEEGKPLYEKMGFKTVDSVHKFLCDTYDVTKSIVNINYTVESCTESDFNEILKIDEAAFGNKRSHFLHQRIKQSKQCLTVKDSQGNIIGYGLSVLGSVNLILGPIAAPNPQIAALILDRLAYGHQGKLRIDVPSGHKEFMLFLENKGFVKAANPPVMLINSANLPPRNNTLFAIAAQVFG, encoded by the coding sequence ATGATTAAAAACGATAAAGCTCAATTAAAATTAGTGCAATTTGAAAATAAAGATATCCGTGGACTGGTCGAGTTGTCAGCATCAGTGGGCTGGGACTACGATGAACAGGAAGTCGGGACAGTTATGGCATCCGGGAAAATATTCGGGCATAAAAATGCAGATGGGGAAATTCTATCCAGTGCCGCAATCATTAAGTATGACGGTAACCTGGCATCGATTGGGATGGTAATAGTAAATAACGATTTCAGAGGCTTAGGTTTGGGAAAAGAGGTCACACAAAAATGCTTAGATTATGTTTCAAGTGACCTTTCTGTAATGTTAATTGCAACTGAAGAAGGCAAACCTCTATATGAAAAAATGGGATTTAAAACAGTCGATTCTGTACATAAATTTTTGTGTGATACTTACGATGTTACTAAATCAATAGTTAATATTAATTATACAGTTGAGAGCTGTACTGAGAGTGATTTTAACGAAATTTTAAAGATAGATGAAGCCGCATTTGGAAACAAACGAAGCCATTTCCTGCACCAAAGGATAAAACAATCAAAACAATGTCTTACTGTAAAAGACAGCCAGGGGAATATCATAGGTTATGGCCTGTCTGTCTTAGGTTCAGTGAATCTGATTTTAGGACCTATTGCAGCACCGAATCCACAAATAGCAGCCTTAATTCTGGACAGGCTTGCTTACGGTCATCAGGGGAAATTAAGAATTGATGTGCCATCAGGTCATAAAGAGTTTATGTTATTTTTAGAAAACAAAGGATTTGTAAAAGCTGCCAATCCACCAGTTATGTTAATAAATTCTGCTAATCTGCCACCCAGAAACAACACATTATTCGCTATTGCTGCTCAAGTTTTCGGGTGA